Genomic window (Nitrospinota bacterium):
ATTTTGAAAAAATAGAAGACCGGTTTGAACCTGAATCGATTAGAAACCATGCACTTCAGTTTGATTTAAATATTTTTTCTGATCGCATTCAGCATTTTATTGAAGATCGGTATCGAAAACATCAATGCTGAAAAAGCACGGCTAACTTTTCCTTTCCGCAATTTTTATTTCTGACAGCAGCACTTTTATTTATAGGAAGTTCAGCCCTTCATGGGTTGTGGTGATTATTTTTTGGATTTTGGCCACTATCCTTGATTAGAAATAAAGAATAGTGGAATAAGTATGATGAAAAAAAACAATTTGACCTGGGTTCAATGCGGCTTTCTTGACAGGAAATAATAATTTTGAAAGAACGGGGGCAATAAAGAGTATAGAAAATGGTCCGCTGCGTTGTAGGATTTTACAACACATAGGTTGTTTTTAATGCTTAACGGCAGGCGAGAAAGTTCATTTCTTGGGAGGACGGCATACCCTTTAATCTCTTCGACTCTTAATCCCGCCGCTTGATTTAAAGAATAAATATCCTTTTTTGTAAATCGGTATGGATGATGGTGCTTGGAGGCTATGTTCCTGGCGAGAGCTTCTATCCAACTGTATTTGTTGGGAAAATGAAAACAAAAAAAATGTCCCCCCTTTTTTAATATCCGATGAATTTCTTTAAGACTTCCTATTTCATTCCCTCCTTCCTGCCTCACATGTTCCAATACTCCAATGGATACCACGGCATGAAAGGTTTCGTCCTCATAAGGCAAATGAACAGGATCTCCGGAAGACACTTTGTAATGGAATGCATCTTTAAATCTGGAATCTAAAAATTCTGCAATTTGAAAACCACCAGGGTTGTATGCATCGGATGTATTCACATTAAAAGAATGGGTATTAAACCCCTGGCTAAGCAAGAAATAACTGAAATGACCATCTCCTGACCCCCAATCTAAAACATGAGAATCCTGGGGTGAAACATGTTTTAGAAAATTTTCATAGGCGAACCAATACTGCGACGCAGTAGACAGGTTTTCAAACCTTAATAGGCCCAACTCATGGAGCGTTTTATAAATATCAACCCATCGCGCATCAACCTCAGTATTCCACAACAAAAAATATCTCCTTGGTTTAGTTTGCCTGATTATACTAAATA
Coding sequences:
- a CDS encoding class I SAM-dependent methyltransferase — translated: MLWNTEVDARWVDIYKTLHELGLLRFENLSTASQYWFAYENFLKHVSPQDSHVLDWGSGDGHFSYFLLSQGFNTHSFNVNTSDAYNPGGFQIAEFLDSRFKDAFHYKVSSGDPVHLPYEDETFHAVVSIGVLEHVRQEGGNEIGSLKEIHRILKKGGHFFCFHFPNKYSWIEALARNIASKHHHPYRFTKKDIYSLNQAAGLRVEEIKGYAVLPRNELSRLPLSIKNNLCVVKSYNAADHFLYSLLPPFFQNYYFLSRKPH